Proteins encoded by one window of Candidatus Angelobacter sp.:
- a CDS encoding Gfo/Idh/MocA family oxidoreductase, with protein MSQRKINIAIVGLGFGAEFIPIYQRHPNANMYAICQRTRKKLDVIGDAFGVEKRYDDFDRLLKDPDVDAVHINSPIPDHAWQSIAALKAGKHVACTVPMATSIADCKKIVDLVRKRKKKYMMMETVVYAREFLFIKELYEKGELGKVQFLQASHQQDMDGWPNYWPGLPPMWYATHCVGPMMALTNATAEYVSCFGSGTIRKELVKHYGSPFAVETAHIKFKNSDLTARIIRSLFDTARQYRESIDVYGSKKSFEWTLVEHEPHVLHTAKLPEPEIPKRITTPDYAKLLPKPIRRFTTRGVYDLGKKTHLSFTQGAGHGGSHPHLCHEFLTALVENRDPMPNARQSANWTCVGLCAHQSALKGGAIVKLPKFTL; from the coding sequence ATGAGCCAGCGCAAGATCAACATCGCCATTGTCGGGCTGGGCTTTGGCGCGGAATTCATCCCCATCTACCAGCGGCATCCCAACGCCAACATGTACGCCATCTGCCAGCGCACGCGCAAAAAGCTGGACGTGATCGGCGACGCGTTCGGGGTGGAGAAACGCTACGACGATTTCGACCGGTTGCTCAAGGACCCGGACGTGGATGCGGTCCACATCAATTCACCGATCCCTGATCACGCCTGGCAATCCATCGCCGCGCTCAAGGCCGGCAAACACGTCGCCTGCACCGTTCCCATGGCGACCAGCATCGCGGACTGCAAGAAGATCGTGGACCTCGTCCGGAAGAGGAAAAAGAAATACATGATGATGGAGACCGTGGTTTACGCCCGCGAGTTTCTCTTCATCAAGGAACTCTACGAGAAAGGCGAACTGGGCAAAGTCCAGTTCCTGCAGGCCAGTCATCAACAGGACATGGACGGTTGGCCGAATTACTGGCCGGGTCTGCCACCGATGTGGTACGCGACGCACTGCGTCGGGCCGATGATGGCGCTGACCAATGCCACGGCTGAATACGTAAGCTGTTTCGGTTCCGGCACGATCCGCAAGGAACTCGTAAAACATTACGGCTCCCCGTTCGCCGTGGAGACCGCGCACATCAAGTTCAAGAACTCGGACCTGACCGCTCGCATCATCCGGTCGTTGTTCGACACCGCTCGGCAATACCGGGAGAGCATAGACGTCTATGGCTCAAAGAAATCGTTCGAGTGGACGCTGGTCGAGCACGAGCCGCACGTGCTCCACACGGCCAAGCTGCCCGAGCCTGAAATTCCCAAAAGAATCACAACACCCGATTACGCAAAACTCCTGCCCAAACCAATCCGGCGGTTCACAACCAGGGGTGTTTATGACCTGGGAAAAAAAACGCACCTAAGCTTCACGCAGGGCGCCGGGCACGGCGGGAGTCATCCGCACCTGTGCCACGAATTCCTGACTGCCCTGGTGGAGAACCGC